Proteins encoded within one genomic window of Panicum virgatum strain AP13 chromosome 1N, P.virgatum_v5, whole genome shotgun sequence:
- the LOC120656683 gene encoding uncharacterized protein LOC120656683 has protein sequence MAGVTPSPTQTSHVSPRAMEIPSGLVPAAALLAAAVGLLALLPSLAQAVWEVPHLVLLGLVISYGVFTQTNADAGGNGSAAIAKEGSLAWNARYHPDGPLVVVADHAAPSDGGGGGALERPLSLPVRRLKTPPSSAKESETDGDAGDASGEEIDSCPSSSGFRAGAGAVPSPPSVLDADMGLSPCSQPQPSRPFFIHSAGTSLGLNAATPSAVSSGFVPGHCPPVPRDQPWSDDDGEATDWGDEDADGSDEMTVSSERSVRGDFAAACTNDYRSEGDGDTSVDEELLELAAKAAPDGEEEVDRKADEFIAKFREQIRLQRH, from the coding sequence ATGGCCGGCGTAACCCCGAGCCCCACGCAAACAAGTCATGTCTCGCCGAGGGCAATGGAGATCCCTTCCGGCCTGGTgcccgcggccgcgctgctcgcggccgccgtcggGCTCCTCGCGCTGCTGCCTTCGCTGGCCCAGGCGGTGTGGGAGGTGCCccacctcgtcctcctcggcctcgTCATCTCCTACGGCGTCTTCACCCAGACGaacgccgacgccggcggcaaTGGCAGTGCCGCCATCGCCAAGGAGGGCTCGCTGGCGTGGAACGCGCGGTACCACCCCGACGGCCCCCTCGTCGTGGTCGCGGATCACGCGGCgccgagcgacggcggcggcggcggcgcgctggagAGGCCGCTTTCCTTGCCGGTGCGGAGGCTGAAGACCCCGCCGTCTTCGGCTAAGGAGTCCGAAACCGATGGCGATGCCGGTGATGCCTCCGGTGAAGAGATTGATAGCTGCCCGTCGTCGTCGGGGTTCCGGGCCGGCGCAGGCGCCGTCCCTTCGCCGCCCTCTGTTCTCGACGCCGACATGGGCCTGTCTCCGTGCTCGCAGCCACAGCCGTCACGGCCCTTCTTTATCCACAGCGCCGGCACATCCCTCGGCCTCaacgccgcgacgccgtctgCCGTCTCGAGCGGCTTCGTCCCGGGTCACTGTCCTCCGGTGCCCCGCGACCAGCCGTggagcgacgacgacggcgaggccaCCGACTggggcgacgaggacgccgacgggTCGGACGAGATGACCGTGTCTTCAGAGAGATCGGTCCGCGGCGACTTCGCGGCTGCCTGCACCAATGACTATCGTAGCGAAGGCGACGGCGACACGTCTGTGGACGAGGAGCTTCTCGAGCTGGCTGCGAAGGCGGCACccgacggggaggaggaggtggacagGAAGGCCGATGAGTTCATCGCCAAGTTCAGGGAGCAGATCAGGCTGCAGAGACACTAG